From Callithrix jacchus isolate 240 chromosome 15, calJac240_pri, whole genome shotgun sequence, one genomic window encodes:
- the LOC118142784 gene encoding soma ferritin-like, with protein MKREHAKRFLRYLRKRESMICLPVTKRPDRNNRGSGLQALKSALQLENMLTDVLQDLKTTASKDEETELINVVMEFLHKQGTNIAFLEHGQKVLEEFLQQKGPSEKSAKTSGEET; from the exons ATGAAAAGGGAGCATGCAAAGCGATTCCTAAGATATCTAAGAAAACGTGAGAGTATGATCTGCCTTCCAGTTACTAAG AGGCCTGACAGAAATAACCGGGGAAGTGGCTTACAAGCCCTGAAATCCGCTCTGCAGTTGGAGAACATGTTAACCGATGTCCTCCAGGACCTGAAAACCACAGCTTCTaaggatgaagaaactgag cTCATAAACGTCGTAATGGAGTTCCTACATAAACAGGGAACAAACATAGCTTTTTTGGAACATGGACAGAAGGTATTAGAAGAGTTTCTCCAACAGAAAGGCCCATCTGAAAAGTCTGCTAAGACATCAGGTGAAGAGACTTAA